The following proteins are co-located in the Molothrus ater isolate BHLD 08-10-18 breed brown headed cowbird chromosome 29, BPBGC_Mater_1.1, whole genome shotgun sequence genome:
- the CRTC2 gene encoding CREB-regulated transcription coactivator 2 isoform X2, translating into MAAAGAGAGPGPGAGPSAGAGASNPRKFSEKIALQKQRQAEETAAFEEVMMEICSTRLQAQKLRLAHSRGPFYSGSLPNVNQIGSGVPDFQGPSPLDSTRSTRHHGLVERVQRDPRRMMSPLRRYVRQIDSSPYGPTYLSPPPEPSWRRTMPWSNFPMEKGHLFRLPSALNRTNSDSALHTSVMNPTPQDSYLGPSQAGPPPGRRAGFLDGDSDSKVFLFQVPPIEENFDDNKHSLKPWDTKKLSSSSARPRSCEVPGIHIFPSPDQPANVPLMPSALNTGGSLPDLTTLHFPSPLPTPLDPEEAPYPPLSGGSSTSNLATTMTHLGISGSAGVGLGYDPPGLPSPLQSSLSNPSLQSSLSNPNLQASLRSPSLQASLSNPSLQSSHSSSSIPSSLSNQSLPSSLSSSLSNPSLPTSPRPQPLQSSPSNPSLPSGLGGSFAATSPRRRVPLSPLSLPVAGDCRRQHPKQFSPTMSPTLSSITQGVPLDTSKLPAEQRLPPYPYGQPGMLLGSQPPPRAPAPPPAPLQPPLHPRDPPGAAPGTAPRRLRPGQPGAVRDRGEPPREQRRLPRGFGGGPELPPERGGLRPPRPEPPKPEQLQPPRPHPQHHLHRRFPPRAVQGDRHGSGGGPGLRGGGGVSGGAGGAGGGAAHRAADAGRAEHAERPLRAAHRPRRRGFLPLRPPPVSPGRPRGRAPPRHPRPRGRPPAPPPAALPLKGRDSTGNAPGQHRECTGRGGNGRPKPGWRELRPPPVPEKWAGGSVRTPQTVAVKGCDRLQ; encoded by the exons atggcggcggcgggcgcgggggccgggcccgggcccggcgcgGGACCCTCGGCCGGCGCCGGTGCGTCCAACCCGCGCAAGTTCAGCGAGAAGATCGCACTGCAGAAGCAGCGGCAGGCGGAGGAGACCGCGGCCTTCGAGGAGGTCATGATGGAGATCTGCTCCACACGG CTGCAGGCGCAGAAGCTGCGGCTGGCCCACAGCCGGGGGCCCTTCTACAGCGGCTCCCTGCCCAACGTCAACCAGATCGGCAGCGGCGTGCCCGACTTCCAG GGCCCGTCCCCGCTGGATTCCACGCGGAGCACGCGGCACCACGGGCTGGTGGAGCGCGTGCAGCGGGACCCGCGCCGGATGATGTCCCCCCTGCGCCGCTACGTCCGCCAGAT CGACAGCTCTCCCTACGGACCCACGTACCTGTCACCACCAcctgagcccagctggaggag GACCATGCCCTGGAGCAATTTCCCCATGGAGAAAGGACATTTATTCCGGCTGCCCTCGGCTCTCAACAG gacGAACTCGGATTCGGCGCTGCACACGAGCGTGATGAACCCCACGCCCCAGGACTCCTACCTGGGCCCCTCCCAGGCCGGGCCCCCCCCTGGCCGCCGAGCTG GTTTCCTGGACGGGGACTCAGACAGCAAAG tgTTTCTTTTCCAAGTGCCTCCCATCGAAGAGAACTTCGATGACAACAAGCACTCGCTGAAGCCCTGGGACACCAAGAAG CTCTCGTCCTCCTCGGCCCGGCCACGCTCCTGCGAGGTCCCGGGAATCCA CATATTCCCGTCCCCGGATCAACCTGCCAACGTGCCCCTCATGCCCTCGGCCCTCAACACGGGGGGGTCCCTGCCCGACCTGACCACGCTGCACTTCCCAtcccccctgcccaccccccTGGACCCTGAGGAGGCCCCGTACCCGCCCCTGAGCgggggcagcagcacctccaacCTGGCCACCACCATGACCCACCTGGGCATCAGCGGCAGCGCCGGCGTCGGGCTGGGCTACGACCCCCCAG GACTCCCCtcacctctgcagagctccctgagtAACCCGTCCCTGCAGTCCTCCCTGAGCAATCCCAACCTCCAGGCCTCCCTGCGCAGCCCCTCCCTCCAGGCCTCCCTCAGCAACCCCTCGCTCCAgtcctcccacagcagctcctccatcccctcctctctctccaaCCAgtccctgccttcctccctgtCCTCCTCGCTCTCCAACCCCTCGCTGCCCACGTccccccgcccgcagcccctCCAGTCCTCGCCCAGCAACCCCAGCCTGCCCTCGGGGCTGGGCGGCTCCTTCGCGGCCACCTCGCCCCGCCGGCGCGTCCCGCTcagccccctgtccctgcccgtggccgGCGACTGCAGACGGCAGCACCCCAAACAGTTCTCACCAACAATGTCACCCACATTGTCCTCCATCACCCAG GGCGTCCCCCTGGACACCAGCAAGCTGCCGGCGGAGCAGCGGCTGCCCCCGTACCCCTACGGGCAGCCGGGGAtgctgctgggctcccagcCCCCCCCGAGggcccccgcgcccccccccgCGCCCCTACAACCCCCCCTacacccccgggacccccctggggcagcccctggcacagccccacggAGACTTCGGCCTGGGCAGC ctggagcagttcGGGATCGGGGAGAGCCCCCCCGGGAACAGCGGAGGCTTCCCCGAGGATTTGGGGGGGGCCCTGAGTTACCCCCCGAGCGAGGGGGGCTACGACCCCCCCGGCCTGAGCCGCCCAAACCTGAGCAACTGCAGCCGCCACGGCCCCATCCCCAACATCATCTTCACAg GCGATTCCCCCCCCGGGCTGTCCAAGGAGATCGCCACGGCTCTGGCGGGGGTCCCGGGCTTCGAGGTGGAgggggggtctctgggggggctgggggggctggaggaggagctgcgCATCGAGCCGCTGACGCTGGACGGGCTGAGCATGCTGAGCGACCCCTGCGCGCTGCTCACCGACCCCGCCGTCGAGGATTCCTTCCGCTCCGACCGCCTCCAGTGAgcccggggcggccccggggccgcgcCCCCCCCCGCCATCCccgcccccggggccgccccccggccccgccgcccgctgCGCTCCCGCTGAAAGGCCGGGACAGCACCGGGAATGCACCGGGACAGCACCGGGAATGCACCGGGAGGGGCGGGAACGGGCGGCCCAAACCCGGCTGGAGGGAGCTGCGACCCCCCCCAGTCCCAGAAAAATGGGCGGGGGGCTCCGTCCGGACCCCCCAAACTGTTGCTGTCAAGGGCTGCGACCGCCTCCAGTGA
- the SLC39A1 gene encoding zinc transporter ZIP1: MTPQGIPRLYWLGWRPHRPPEFPGRRWDAAGAPLPGDAQRGSELPRRRRALSSGSTMDTGIGDTGIGASLAWSPGAASQPPPGLGVKLGSLVLLLLLPLACGLAPLWCFRQPPDPRSPVLSLVSCFSGGVFMGTFLLDLLPDYLGSIAAALEGLRITLQFPLPEFILAMGFFLVLVLEQVTLAQRELAEPPEESRALLPNGSSIQATAPGGGGGPGVPVGSAVPGAPGALRAAALALALALHAVLEGLALGLREGDAAALRVLLALLLHKGAVAFGLSLELLRSRLRPPAVASCLVLLALMSPLGVGVGTALAAGAGPRQRLCRAVLEGLAAGTFLFVTFLEILPQELGVPRNRIPKVILILAGFALVSAILFVKG, from the exons ATGACGCCACAGGGGATTCCGCGTCTCTATTGGCTGGGCTGGCGACCGCACCGCCCCCCGGAGTTCCCGGGACGCCGTTGGGATGCGGCGGGCG CCCCGCTGCCCGGGGATGCGCAGCGCGGCTCGGAGCttccccggcggcggcgggcgctgaGCTCCGGGAGCACGATGGACACCGGGATCGGAGACACCGGGATCGGGGCCTCGCTGGCCTGGAGCCCCGGGGCGGCCTCGCAGCCCCCGCCCGGGCTGGGGGTGAAGTTGGGGTcgttggtgctgctgctgctgctgcctctcgCCTGCGGCCTCGCACCCCTCTGGTGCTTCCGACAGCCCCCCG ACCCCCGCAGCCCCGTGCTCAGCCTCGTGAGCTGCTTCTCGGGCGGGGTTTTCATGGGCACCTTCCTGCTGGACCTCCTGCCTGACTACCTGGGCAGCATCGCCGCGGCGCTGGAGGGGCTGCGCATCACG ctgcagttCCCCCTGCCCGAGTTCATCCTGGccatgggttttttcctggtgctggtgctggagcaggtgacgCTGGCGCAGCGCGAGCTGGCCGAGCCTCCCGAGGAGTCGCGGGCGCTGCTGCCCAACGGTTCCTCCATCCAGGCCACGGctcccggcggcggcggcggccccggtgTCCCGGTGGGCTCGGCGGTGCCCGGTGCCCCCGGGGCGCTGCGGGCCGCGGCGCTGGCGCTGGCGCTGGCGCTGCACGCGGTGCTGGAGGGGCTGGCGCTGGGGCTGCGCGAGGGCGACGCGGCGGCGCTAcgggtgctgctggccctgctgctgcacaaggGCGCCGTGGCCTTCGGCCTCTCGCTGGAGCTGCTGCGGAGCCGCCTGCGCCCGCCCGCCGTGGCCTcgtgcctggtgctgctggccctgaTGTCCCCGCTGGGCGTCGGGGTGGGCACGGCGctggcggcgggcgcggggccgcggcaGCGCCTGTGCCGGGCCGTGCTGGAGGGGTTGGCGGCCGGGACCTTCCTCTTCGTCACCTTCCTGGAGATTCTGCCCCAGGAGTTGGGGGTGCCACGGAATCGCATCCCCAAGGTCATCCTTATCCTCGCCGGCTTCGCGTTGGTCAGCGCCATCCTCTTCGTCAAGGGATGA
- the JTB gene encoding protein JTB isoform X2: MGPGGLTVLLAVLNGLRPAAAAAAASEERPASPAVATPCWRVEQFVVAQECTRCSGFEMKTIPACGPTGFIEKINCASSHRDEYKSCRSAALEAQRFWRFVGSALGVAAAAAALVVLRQRVLDRRALEKLLVQC; this comes from the exons ATGGGGCCCGGCGGCCTCACGGTGCTGCTGGCGGTGCTGAACGGGCTGCG cccggcggcggcggcggcggcggcgagcgAGGAGCGGCCCg CGAGCCCCGCGGTGGCCACGCCGTGCTGGCGAGTGGAGCAGTTCGTGGTTGCCCAGGAGTGTACGCGGTGCTCCGGCTTCGAGATG AAAACGATCCCGGCGTGCGGCCCCACCGGCTTCATCGAGAAGATCAACTGCGCCTCGTCCCACCGGGATGAGTACAAGAG CTGCCGCTCGGCCGCGCTGGAGGCTCAGCGCTTCTGGCGCTTCGTGGGCTCGGCTCTGGgcgtggcggcggcggcggcggcgctggtGGTGCTGCGGCAGCGCGTGCTGGACCGGCGGGCGCTGGAGAAG CTCCTGGTTCAGTGCTGA
- the RAB13 gene encoding ras-related protein Rab-13 — protein sequence MAKAYDHLFKLLLIGDSGVGKTCLVIRFAEDNFSSTYISTIGIDFKIRTVDIDGKKIKLQVWDTAGQERFKTITTAYYRGAVGIVLVYDITDEKSFENIQNWMKSIKENASAGVERLLLGNKCDMEGRRKVQRDAAEKLAKEHGIRFFETSAKSSENVEEAFCTLARDILHKSFCKAPPGSSSRALLEPGPPRKAGGRCSLG from the exons ATGGCCAAGGCCTACGACCACCTCTTCAAGCTGCTGCTGATCGGGGACAGCGGCGTGGGCAAGACCTGCCTCGTCATCCGCTTCGCCGAGGACAACTTCAGCAGCACCTACATCTCCACCATCG GGATCGACTTCAAGATCCGCACTGTGGATATCGATGGGAAAAAGATCAAGCTGCAGGTCTG GGACACGGCGGGACAGGAGCGCTTCAAAACCATCACCACGGCCTATTACCGCGGAGCCGTG GGCATCGTCCTGGTGTACGACATCACGGACGAGAAATCCTTCGAGAACATCCAGAACTGGATGAAAAGCATCAAGGAG aaCGCCTCGGCTGGGGTGGAGCGGCTCCTCCTGGGCAACAAGTGCGAcatggaggggaggaggaaagtgCAGCGGGACGCGGCCGAGAAG CTGGCCAAGGAACACGGGATTCGCTTCTTCGAGACCAGCGCCAAGTCCAGCGAGAACGTGGAGGAG gccTTCTGCACGCTGGCACGGGACATCCTGCACAAATCCTTCTGCAAAGCC CcccccggcagcagcagcagggccctgctggagcccgGCCCCCCCCGGAAGGCCGGCGGGAGATGCTCCCTGGGATAG
- the CRTC2 gene encoding CREB-regulated transcription coactivator 2 isoform X1, producing MAAAGAGAGPGPGAGPSAGAGASNPRKFSEKIALQKQRQAEETAAFEEVMMEICSTRLQAQKLRLAHSRGPFYSGSLPNVNQIGSGVPDFQGPSPLDSTRSTRHHGLVERVQRDPRRMMSPLRRYVRQIDSSPYGPTYLSPPPEPSWRRTMPWSNFPMEKGHLFRLPSALNRTNSDSALHTSVMNPTPQDSYLGPSQAGPPPGRRAGFLDGDSDSKVFLFQVPPIEENFDDNKHSLKPWDTKKLSSSSARPRSCEVPGIHIFPSPDQPANVPLMPSALNTGGSLPDLTTLHFPSPLPTPLDPEEAPYPPLSGGSSTSNLATTMTHLGISGSAGVGLGYDPPGLPSPLQSSLSNPSLQSSLSNPNLQASLRSPSLQASLSNPSLQSSHSSSSIPSSLSNQSLPSSLSSSLSNPSLPTSPRPQPLQSSPSNPSLPSGLGGSFAATSPRRRVPLSPLSLPVAGDCRRQHPKQFSPTMSPTLSSITQVRIAPAPAPPPPLPRPPPPPLPFLLFLLLSPSPSFSSSFPLPPLPPPFPFLLLLLSPSSSSSSSSFPPFLLLLLSPSFSSSSFPPFLLLLLSPFFSSSSFPLPSPAPPPLPFLLVLFPILLLLILLEFFLLFFFLLFLFFFFFLFLLCPVLVLVLDLIFVLFLLFLVPLLFLSPSSSSSSSSPSSLSSSPSSFFSLFSCSFSFSSSSSFSSLSPLPHPRPCLGPRLCPLPPLPRPLFPPFSFLLLLLVSFLLVLFPILSLLFLLSPLPHPCPYLGPPLPPLCPACPQPPHPPLPLLSPPPALHFLSRFHPHLTHTPGPPSLPQPLPMLRASGGDPRVPSRVPHVPSRAPHVPSRPPPLTGVRLQPWLFRGSQGRLLPAPGGLGEPPTLGGRC from the exons atggcggcggcgggcgcgggggccgggcccgggcccggcgcgGGACCCTCGGCCGGCGCCGGTGCGTCCAACCCGCGCAAGTTCAGCGAGAAGATCGCACTGCAGAAGCAGCGGCAGGCGGAGGAGACCGCGGCCTTCGAGGAGGTCATGATGGAGATCTGCTCCACACGG CTGCAGGCGCAGAAGCTGCGGCTGGCCCACAGCCGGGGGCCCTTCTACAGCGGCTCCCTGCCCAACGTCAACCAGATCGGCAGCGGCGTGCCCGACTTCCAG GGCCCGTCCCCGCTGGATTCCACGCGGAGCACGCGGCACCACGGGCTGGTGGAGCGCGTGCAGCGGGACCCGCGCCGGATGATGTCCCCCCTGCGCCGCTACGTCCGCCAGAT CGACAGCTCTCCCTACGGACCCACGTACCTGTCACCACCAcctgagcccagctggaggag GACCATGCCCTGGAGCAATTTCCCCATGGAGAAAGGACATTTATTCCGGCTGCCCTCGGCTCTCAACAG gacGAACTCGGATTCGGCGCTGCACACGAGCGTGATGAACCCCACGCCCCAGGACTCCTACCTGGGCCCCTCCCAGGCCGGGCCCCCCCCTGGCCGCCGAGCTG GTTTCCTGGACGGGGACTCAGACAGCAAAG tgTTTCTTTTCCAAGTGCCTCCCATCGAAGAGAACTTCGATGACAACAAGCACTCGCTGAAGCCCTGGGACACCAAGAAG CTCTCGTCCTCCTCGGCCCGGCCACGCTCCTGCGAGGTCCCGGGAATCCA CATATTCCCGTCCCCGGATCAACCTGCCAACGTGCCCCTCATGCCCTCGGCCCTCAACACGGGGGGGTCCCTGCCCGACCTGACCACGCTGCACTTCCCAtcccccctgcccaccccccTGGACCCTGAGGAGGCCCCGTACCCGCCCCTGAGCgggggcagcagcacctccaacCTGGCCACCACCATGACCCACCTGGGCATCAGCGGCAGCGCCGGCGTCGGGCTGGGCTACGACCCCCCAG GACTCCCCtcacctctgcagagctccctgagtAACCCGTCCCTGCAGTCCTCCCTGAGCAATCCCAACCTCCAGGCCTCCCTGCGCAGCCCCTCCCTCCAGGCCTCCCTCAGCAACCCCTCGCTCCAgtcctcccacagcagctcctccatcccctcctctctctccaaCCAgtccctgccttcctccctgtCCTCCTCGCTCTCCAACCCCTCGCTGCCCACGTccccccgcccgcagcccctCCAGTCCTCGCCCAGCAACCCCAGCCTGCCCTCGGGGCTGGGCGGCTCCTTCGCGGCCACCTCGCCCCGCCGGCGCGTCCCGCTcagccccctgtccctgcccgtggccgGCGACTGCAGACGGCAGCACCCCAAACAGTTCTCACCAACAATGTCACCCACATTGTCCTCCATCACCCAGGTACGCATCGCCCCCGCTccagcgccgccgcctcctctTCCtcggcctcctcctcctcctctccccttcctcctcttcctccttctttccccttccccttccttctcctcctccttcccccttcctcctcttcctcctcctttccccttccttctcctcctcctttccccttcctcctcctcctcctcctcctcctttccccctttccttctcctcctcctttccccttccttctcctcctcctcctttccccctttccttctcctcctcctttcccctttcttctcctcttcctcttttccccttccttctcctgctcctcctcctctccccttcctccttgtcctcttCCCCATCCTCCTTCTTCTCATCCTTCTTGagttctttctcctctttttcttcctcctctttctcttctttttcttctttctctttctcctctgcccCGTCCTTGTCCTTGTCTTGGACCTCATCTTtgtcctcttcctcctcttcctcgtcccccttctcttcctttccccttcctcctcctcctcctcctcgtctccttcctccttgtcctcttCCCCATCCTCCTTCTTCTCATTGTTCTCgtgttccttctctttctcttcttcctcctctttctcttctctttctcctcttccccatcCTCGTCCTTGTCTTGGGCCTCGTCTTtgtcctcttcctcctcttcctcgtcccctttttcctcctttctccttccttctccttctcctcgTCTCCTTCCTCCTCGTCCTCTTCcccattctttctcttctttttcttctttctcctcttccccacccTTGTCCTTATCTTggccctcctctccctcctctttgTCCTGCTTGTCCTCaacctcctcatcctcctcttcctctcctctcccctcctcctgcccttcaCTTCTTGTCTCGTTTCCATCCTCATCTCACCCACACCCCAGGGCCCCCCTcactcccacagcccctccccatGCTCAGGGCCAGTGGGGGGGACCCCCGTGTCCCTTCCAGGGTCCCCCATGTCCCTTCCAGGGCCCCCCATGTCCCTTCCAGGCCCCCTCCCCTCACAGGGGTCCGGCTGCAGCCGTGGCTGTTTCGGGGGTCTCAGGGACGGCTCCTGCCGGCGccgggggggctgggggagcccccCACCCTCGGGGGGCGGTGCTGA
- the CREB3L4 gene encoding cyclic AMP-responsive element-binding protein 3-like protein 4 translates to MEAPELPEPDGLFSDPASFPVPVLGFQTLTLPEDDGSGAEELLGLTVNPDIACGLGTSPAPPRPEGPPPVLLEVVCDLSTPLHPSLFPGIQLAPSPEPQPMLQLTEEEKRLLAQEGVTLPGALPLTQAEERLLKKVRRKIRNKQSAQDSRRRKKEYLDELESRAAACSALNQELRKKVQELETSNGSLLRQLQALIKETSTKPAQTGTCVLILFLSLGLILLPSSSPFRRDGNRDGLGPTEVISRKILTRRAPGEAAESPLLRWMSGPEPGSGVEDGAGEGPGDGIPAPRRDPGTNSSRQDTGTETRGHGDEM, encoded by the exons ATGGAGGCACCGGAGCTCCCGGAGCCGGACGGGCTCTTCTCGGATCCCGCCTCGTTCCCGGTGCCGGTACTGGGCTTCCAGACCTTGACGCTCCCGGAGGATGAT GGCAGCGGAgccgaggagctgctggggctgacgGTGAACCCCGACATCGCCTGCGGCCTCGGCACCAGCCCGGCGCCCCCCCGGCCCGAGGGGCCCCCCCcggtgctgctggaggtggtCTGTGACCTCAGCACGCCCCTTCACCCCTCGCTGTTCCCCGGCATCCAGCTGGCCCCGAGCCCCGAGCCCCAGCCCATG CTCCAGCTGACGGAGGAGGAGAAGCGGCTGCTGGCGCAGGAGGGGGTGACCCTGCCCGGGGCCCTGCCCCTCACCCAG GCCGAGGAGCGGCTCCTAAAAAAGGTGCGGAGAAAGATCCGGAACAAGCAATCGGCGCAGGACAGCCGGCGGAGGAAGAAGGAATACCTGGACGAGCTGGAGAGCAG GGCGGCCGCGTGCTCAGCACTGAACCAGGAGCTGCGGAAAAAGGTCCAGGAGCTGGAGACGAGCAACGG GTCTCTCCTGCGGCAGCTCCAGGCGCTGATCAAGGAAACGTCCACCAAGCCCGCGCAGACCGGCACCTGTGTCCTG ATCCTGTTCCTGTCGCTGGGGCTgatcctgctccccagctccagcccgtTCCGCCGGGACGGCAACCGGGACGGCCTCGGACCCACCGAAG TGATCTCCAGGAAGATCCTGACACGGCGGGCACCGGGAGAGGCCGCGGAATCCCCGCTCCTCCGGTGGATGTCGGGGCCAGAGCCGGGATCCGGAGTGGAGGACGGAGCCGGGGAGGGGCCTGGGGATGGAATTCCCGCCCCCCGGAGGGATCCAGGCACCAATTCCTCCAGGCAGGACACGGGGACAgagacacggggacatggggatgaGATGTGA
- the JTB gene encoding protein JTB isoform X1, with the protein MGPGGLTVLLAVLNGLRPAAAAAAASEERPASPAVATPCWRVEQFVVAQECTRCSGFEMKTIPACGPTGFIEKINCASSHRDEYKSCRSAALEAQRFWRFVGSALGVAAAAAALVVLRQRVLDRRALEKVRKQIESI; encoded by the exons ATGGGGCCCGGCGGCCTCACGGTGCTGCTGGCGGTGCTGAACGGGCTGCG cccggcggcggcggcggcggcggcgagcgAGGAGCGGCCCg CGAGCCCCGCGGTGGCCACGCCGTGCTGGCGAGTGGAGCAGTTCGTGGTTGCCCAGGAGTGTACGCGGTGCTCCGGCTTCGAGATG AAAACGATCCCGGCGTGCGGCCCCACCGGCTTCATCGAGAAGATCAACTGCGCCTCGTCCCACCGGGATGAGTACAAGAG CTGCCGCTCGGCCGCGCTGGAGGCTCAGCGCTTCTGGCGCTTCGTGGGCTCGGCTCTGGgcgtggcggcggcggcggcggcgctggtGGTGCTGCGGCAGCGCGTGCTGGACCGGCGGGCGCTGGAGAAGGTCCGCAAACAGATCGAGTCCATTTAG